A portion of the Terriglobales bacterium genome contains these proteins:
- a CDS encoding HlyD family secretion protein yields the protein AWEGGKVEQVTDDAYVRGDLTPLSTKVAAIVRAVDVADYQQVHKGDLLVELQDDDYRAQVDQAKAAVEAARAGIEENLRQRQLQDTRIAKALAGIDQAKAQIAAAEAGKAAVEAELIRARSERKRQEGLYQTHSTTEQNLETAVAAEGSLSAQFASRDADLNQAQTMLRSSELAAEAERRSKDVLESRESQLQADLHAKQASLVAVEVNLGYTKINAPADGTVGERQVRPGQLVSPGTQVISLVALTKWVEANYRETQLTNVKIGDAAELRIDEYPGQFIRGKVVEIAPASGSQFALLPPDNATGNFTKVVQRIPVKIALDDPAVAARLRPGLSVVAAVRTRP from the coding sequence TGCGTGGGAAGGCGGCAAGGTCGAACAGGTCACAGATGATGCTTACGTTCGTGGCGACCTTACTCCGCTCAGCACGAAGGTGGCAGCCATCGTCCGCGCGGTCGACGTGGCGGACTACCAGCAAGTCCATAAGGGCGACCTGCTCGTCGAACTGCAGGATGATGACTATCGGGCGCAGGTGGATCAGGCCAAAGCGGCAGTTGAAGCAGCGCGTGCCGGCATTGAGGAGAATCTTCGCCAGCGCCAGTTGCAGGATACGCGCATCGCGAAAGCGCTGGCTGGCATCGATCAGGCAAAGGCACAGATTGCAGCCGCCGAGGCTGGCAAGGCAGCTGTGGAGGCCGAGTTGATTCGTGCTCGCTCGGAACGTAAACGCCAGGAAGGGTTGTATCAGACTCACTCGACGACCGAGCAGAACCTCGAGACCGCTGTCGCCGCCGAAGGAAGCCTCTCCGCACAATTTGCCAGCCGTGACGCCGATCTCAATCAGGCGCAAACCATGCTGCGTAGTAGTGAACTCGCTGCCGAGGCCGAGCGACGCAGCAAAGACGTTCTCGAATCCCGGGAGTCCCAACTTCAGGCCGATCTTCACGCCAAGCAGGCCAGCCTTGTCGCAGTTGAGGTGAACCTTGGCTACACCAAAATTAACGCTCCCGCCGACGGCACAGTGGGCGAACGGCAAGTTCGCCCTGGGCAACTCGTCTCCCCCGGCACCCAGGTCATCTCCTTGGTTGCTCTCACAAAGTGGGTCGAAGCGAACTATCGCGAAACACAGTTGACCAATGTGAAAATTGGGGACGCTGCCGAACTACGTATTGACGAATATCCCGGACAATTCATTCGCGGCAAAGTGGTCGAGATCGCGCCCGCCAGCGGATCGCAATTTGCTCTGTTGCCGCCCGACAACGCCACGGGCAATTTCACCAAAGTCGTGCAGCGAATTCCCGTCAAGATCGCGCTGGACGATCCGGCGGTCGCGGCGAGGCTGCGTCCGGGACTTTCTGTGGTAGCAGCTGTTCGCACCAGACCATAA
- a CDS encoding MFS transporter has translation MAASTITIRPSAVEIARAAAAAMPSEVSTRPLLGILGVVTGAGLVTLAGRMLSLGLADLKGHVGISFDDGAWLDSAFNASLMFIGPFTVYLGGLLGPRRVLLFAAGLFTATSLFLPLIHSYSLLVAALIVAGLTSGTFYPLTLTFALRNIPLRYLPFTIALYATFVDGAVNIAPSLYGWYRDHLSWQWMFWNSAAIAPVMMICIYFGIPPLPPRKKGGSAPSFIGFLYLSAGLALIFAAFQQGQRLDWWRSGVFNAWFWSGSFFLLCSLVRRLRAPNPLVALPYLLKRNTVLLGCLLFWFRFTLCTTIILIPQSMAVRGFEADQIGPAIIWSALPLIPIAVIAALLLLRKHDPRVLFAIGLACTAFAAWLCSQYTTVWAAENFYRTELLVGVGQAFAFIGLVGCIVLQAIFAGALAKPEWVLTFSAFFHVVRIFGGTVGAIYMGHFIAQREKLHSNLLGLHVSGGNWITDQNIRAMTAGLYAKSSGIAAASARAIDLIAARLRLQAYSLSLVDGFLLIAWSCFCALILVALLRKSPLNYGDLSAVQQIPGAGKRSNQ, from the coding sequence ATGGCGGCTTCGACCATCACAATTCGCCCGTCTGCGGTAGAGATCGCGCGTGCGGCCGCCGCGGCTATGCCGTCTGAAGTATCGACGCGTCCCTTGCTCGGTATTCTGGGAGTCGTCACTGGCGCCGGACTGGTCACCCTTGCCGGCCGGATGCTGAGTCTCGGCCTTGCCGATTTGAAGGGGCACGTTGGCATAAGCTTCGACGATGGCGCCTGGCTCGACAGTGCTTTCAATGCATCGCTCATGTTTATCGGTCCGTTCACTGTCTACCTCGGAGGGCTGCTGGGGCCGCGGCGCGTACTACTATTTGCGGCAGGACTTTTCACCGCAACCTCTCTCTTTCTCCCGCTCATCCATAGCTACAGTCTTCTGGTTGCTGCGCTGATCGTCGCCGGGCTGACCTCAGGCACTTTCTACCCGCTCACACTGACGTTCGCCCTTCGCAACATTCCGTTGCGCTACCTTCCTTTCACCATCGCCCTTTACGCGACCTTTGTGGACGGGGCGGTTAATATCGCGCCTTCGCTCTACGGTTGGTACCGAGACCACCTATCGTGGCAGTGGATGTTCTGGAATTCGGCGGCAATTGCGCCGGTGATGATGATATGCATCTACTTCGGTATTCCGCCGCTGCCACCGCGCAAGAAAGGCGGTTCTGCCCCCAGCTTCATTGGGTTCCTTTACCTCAGCGCGGGATTGGCCCTGATTTTTGCTGCTTTTCAGCAAGGCCAGCGACTCGACTGGTGGCGCTCCGGCGTGTTCAACGCCTGGTTCTGGTCTGGATCTTTTTTTCTCTTGTGTTCGCTGGTTCGGAGACTACGCGCTCCTAATCCCCTCGTGGCTCTGCCTTATTTGCTAAAGCGGAACACCGTCCTGCTTGGCTGCCTGCTCTTCTGGTTCCGCTTCACGCTCTGTACAACCATCATCCTCATTCCACAGTCGATGGCCGTTCGCGGCTTCGAGGCCGACCAGATTGGTCCCGCGATTATCTGGAGCGCTCTTCCCCTTATACCCATCGCGGTTATCGCTGCGCTTCTGCTATTACGCAAGCATGACCCCAGAGTGCTCTTCGCCATCGGCCTTGCTTGTACGGCGTTCGCTGCCTGGTTGTGCTCGCAATACACCACCGTGTGGGCGGCGGAGAACTTCTACCGCACGGAATTGCTCGTCGGCGTCGGGCAAGCTTTTGCGTTCATCGGCCTGGTCGGCTGCATTGTGCTGCAGGCAATCTTCGCGGGGGCTTTGGCCAAACCTGAGTGGGTCCTGACATTTTCGGCCTTCTTTCACGTCGTTCGCATATTCGGCGGCACAGTAGGCGCCATTTACATGGGCCACTTCATCGCTCAGAGAGAGAAGCTGCACTCGAACCTCTTGGGACTTCACGTCAGCGGTGGCAACTGGATCACCGATCAGAACATTCGTGCCATGACGGCGGGCCTCTACGCCAAATCTTCCGGCATTGCCGCCGCCAGCGCGCGCGCCATCGATCTGATTGCAGCCCGGCTGCGGCTCCAAGCGTACAGCTTGAGCCTGGTCGACGGATTTCTGCTGATCGCCTGGAGTTGCTTTTGCGCCTTGATCCTTGTCGCTTTGCTGCGCAAGTCACCCCTGAACTACGGCGATCTCAGCGCCGTGCAACAGATTCCCGGCGCCGGGAAGAGGTCAAATCAATGA